GGTCGCGCAGGTGGTTCTGGAAATGCCGTGCTCGACCGCGCTTTCCGGAGGCCCCAGAGCCTGTGACCAGAGGCTGTCCTTGCGTCCGTCCCAGAAGAAATACCGGCTGTAGGCCAGTCCGATGAACGGCATGCTTCGTCGGGCGGTGGTCGCCATCCCTCTGGCCAGCGGCAGATTGTCGGTGAAGCTGTAAGTGGGCAGGTGGCAGTTACTGCAGGCCACTTTCTGGTTGGCGCTGAACCTGGTGTCGTAGAAAATTCTCTCTCCCAGGATGGCGGCTTTGGGATTGTCGGAATATTTGTTTGAGGGGTCTTTGGGCAGAGGGGGGAGGTTTTTCAACTGGAGAGATTTCAGTATCTTGAGTTCTTTTTCACTCCATTTGATCGGGCTGTCAACTTCGGCCCGGCTGGCATGCGGGAATGAAAAAAACAGGAAGAAAATGATTCCGGAAAAGGTGAGGGTAAGAGTTTTCAGCATAGATGTCTCCAATAAACCCTGAATTGCCGGCAAGGCCGGTTTAGTCCGGCTGTTGAATTCGCTCCATCACCCGCTGCACATGGTTGAGAGGATCCGGTTCGTCGTAAAGGTCGATAAAGGCTGCTTCCTGTCTGACAACGTCGTCAAGAATAGTCAGAATCTGGGGATCGTTGAACCTTCGGAGCCCCCGGGCCGCCACTTGGAGGAGTTGGAGCGAGTGGCGGAGATTCTCTTTGTTGCTCATTTCTTTGTAGTAAGACGAGTTCGGGTTGCCGAATTCCTCGACCACTCCATGAATGATCGACTTGGCGGAATCGCCGCCGACCAGGGAGAGAAAGATCACCAGTTCGCGGATCAGATAGAGGAGAAACCTGGGTCTCATCATATCGTCATCGAGTTCTTTCTGGGCGGAGAGTTTCAGCAGCAGCATGGTGATTCGTCTGAACTTCTGGATCAGGTTGTCGTGGTTCTTCTCAAGAAAATTAAGGGCTTCATCGACCATTTCCCGGTTCAACCCGTCTTTGGAGTCGAGAACGTCCTCAGGGGTCAGTTCAATGTGGCTGAGTTCAGTCCACTGGCCGAAACGAAGGAGGACGGTGCCGAGCACCAGTCCGTTCCGGTCGGAAAACCTAATGACCGCCGACCGGTCAAAAATATCGGCAAGCAGGATTCTGAGGGCTTCCCGGGGATTACCGAGTTCGACGACCAGGGGTCTGATGGCATTCAGGAAAGTAACCCGTGAATTTCGTTTGGAAAGCTCTTTCAGGTAATGCCAGAGGATACCGAAAACCTTGATCCCGTATTGGAGAAACTGCGGGATATTATTCTCAAAGAACTTTCTGCGGAAATTTCCCTGGTCGTCAAAGCAGTCGCCGAGGAGAACAACCAGTTTTTCCGCTTCCTTGCGAGTGATGGAGAAATTCCTGGCAATGACTTCATAATCCTCATCATCAAATTCAACCTTGCGGTGGGCGAGATCCAGGACTTTTTTCTTGATCGCCGACCTGCGGGTGAAGAAACTGAGCAGGCTTAATATCTTTTCATGCAGCGACCACCCGGTTTTGTGACCAGAGTCGTTCACCGTAGAGAACTCCTTTCCGTCGACGGAAAGGGAGTCATACATCTCATCGGGAAGGTGGTCGAGTCCTTCTTCAATGTTCCTCAATGCTTCACTGTGGAGTGATTCACGGTTGATGTGTTCTTCGGCAAGCTGGAGAAAGTCGGTTGCCCTGGTCAACCGCTTGCCCATGACATCGGGTTTGATGTCTTTGTAGCCTTCACTGTTGATACTGGAGATGATCTCGGAGGCCATTCTGGGGTTGTTGCCGTATTTTGCCAGAACCAGTCTGGAAGCTCTCACCGCCTCAACCGCCCTTTCCGGATCTTTATGGAGGTTCTGCATCAGCCATTGGGCATTGTTTACCTCAATCACCATTTTTTCGATTTCTCCACGATTGACCATGGAGGCGAGAATGGCATCATAAACGGTGGTGAAGCAGTCAAGGCCCTTGTCCGGCTTTGAGCCAAGAATCATCGGTCTGATCTTGTTGACCAGATTCTGCAGGGCGGCAGGTTTTACGTTGCTGCCGGCGGCGAGAAGGGTGAGATTGATGCTTGGCCGGTCATATTCATCGTGGACAATAAAGGAGTCCTGGGTGTTCTGGCCGGAATAATAACGGATTAAACTTCTAAGTGCTGATTCGACCTCCTTGAGTTCCGTTTCCTTACACTTGCCGACATCCAGAGAGAAGTTGAAAATGTGCATGGCGCTTAATGACTTGAATGCTTCAAGCAGTTTGGCATGCAGGACCTTGCCGTGTCCTTTGTCTCTCCGGGCGACGATCTGCGCCACATGGTGATCGACCAGCAGGTTGCCGAAGGACAGCTCGTAATCGTAGATCTCGGAACCGATATCCTTTGACGCACATTGCTGCCCGCGCAGACGGCAGAAGATCCTGCCGTCGAACTCAGGGAACTGGGCGATCTTTTTCAGAGAGGAGAGAAAGACTTTGATCTTCTTTTCATTCTCCTGGGCCAAAGCGGCAAAGTGGCTGTTTTCAAGAATGCCGGCAAACAGGCAGGTTGTTTCTGACAGAAGAAGGCGATAATAGTCGAGCAGTTTCTCCTGCTGATTTAAGAGTCGCATCAGGGCCGACTGGGAAGAGCTGTTTTCTTTTATCCTGACAGTGTCGTCGATGCCGGCGAACTGGCGGTAGAGCTGTTCGGCCGATTCCTCAAGGGTGAAATCGACTTTTTCATTCTCTTTATTCTGGCTGTTTTTCATAATCCGGTTAGAGAAAAGCTGACGTATCCGTTTGAATGATCAGTGGTGTCATTTAGTTTATAGAACAATACCTTGGAAGAAAAGTTAATTCCATAATAAATGCTTTTCGAAAAGGCAAACCCATCCCACGGATCGAGGACGATCGACGTTCGCTCCATACATCCGGATTTCCCGGGGCCTCGATCTTACCGGGTGGGACCCGTTTTCAGATATCCGGTGCCTGAGCAGGCGCTGCATTCCAGTTTCGGAGTGCACCGGCAATCCTCCCAGTCATCACCTTTCTGATTGCCACGCCATTCCATGTTGCATTCGCAGTTTCCTTCGAGATATTTTTTGCCCTGACAGGTAGGGCATATTCTGTTTCTTTCATTTTTCATATTCATCACCATGCCCTTCATTCATGCAATTTGTTTTCAGTCCAAGGGGTGATTCAGGCCGCAAATTTCCTGCGGCCTGAATCGGTTAAAGCTGAGTTGTGGAGCTTGTCTCCTCGTGCCGTTAAGCAACGCCTGCGAGATATCGAGACTTATGCCCCTCAAGGGGGTACTGAAGTGAGTCCCTGCAGGGTGAAATCAGCAGGTTTCAAGCAGAAGCTACTCCGCTCAGCCACCGAAGTCATAGTCAAAGGACTCCCTGCTGTTCAGGTTAAGGTCTCTCCGGCCGACACGCTCCTTTGTTGAATACCCTTCGACAGCAGGACAGGTGGTCACCAATTCACAGAGCCGGTCATCCAGCTCGGTCATGATGATGTGCAAATCCTCTATCTGGGGTAGCAGGTGATACTTCTGGATTGACGGGATTCTGTCAATCTTTCCTGAAAGGTCATGGAGTTTGTTGCTCCACACTTCAAGCTCCTCAGCGATGTTCGAACAATATTCTCTGCTTGCCATGATGAACCTCCATTTGTATGGGGTAATCTTGTTAGTATCCTTTACTAAAAAGGTAAGGATGATTGCAGGAGATACAATGTCTTCAACGATGAAATAAGAGGGGATCTGAATGCAGAAAAATGGTTAGGGACTAACCTTAGGAGGGGGTGGAATTAAAAGAAGAAGAGGCGTTTGCACCCTTCGGGTATAAGTTTCGCACGAGCAGGCAAGCTGCTCAACTCAGCTTTATTACAGGCCCTGCAGATAAATATTTATCTCTTCTTCGATCCTCTTTTCAATCTCCTCACCGAGGAAATGAACGGAAACGACATCCTTGAGCTGACAGGTTCCCACACTGCATTTGATGCAGCCGATCTCATATCTGCCGAGGATTGAGCCGATCTCCGGGTATTCTTCGATGGCGTCCTTGATATTTCTGTTGCCAAGGTCATTGACCAGTTGCATCTTGGTGTCCTCCCTGATTTATTAATGATTCCACTTTATCGCGGATTGTTTTTTTCAGAAATGATTCAAGTCAAGCTTCTCCCGGCGGGAACCGGAGTTTTCCTTACTTCGTTTTTCAGCGTTCATCCCCGGGTTGGTGCTTTTTATTCCACCTTTACGGTGAAGCCGATGGGAATCACAGTAACTTTTCCGGGATAATTTTTTCCAGAAAGTAATTGAAGGGAATTTGAAAAATGGATTGTGCACAATGTCGACAGAAACCACGGAACAGATGCAATTCCCAGGGGTTCGATTGTACCGGAGGAAAACTTGATCTTTCCGGGTACGAGGGTGAGGAAAACCGCGATTTTCAGAATGTCAGCGACCTGTTGCGGAAGATCCATGGGAATTCATTGTGCAGGCTGGAAGAGATTGCCATGTTTGCCAAAGAGGCCGGCTATGAAAAGCTTGGTCTCGCTTTCTGTGTGAGTCTCAGGGAAGAGGCGGCGCTGGTAGCTGCGTACCTGAAAAAATCATTCAAAGTTGAGTCCGCAATCTGCAAGATTGCCGGGATCGATAAAGATCAATACGGGATGATCAGGATGAAGGAAGAGGGGCTCGAAGTCGCCTGCAATCCCATCGGTCAGGCCGGGATCATGAACCGGGCGGGGACCGACCTCAACATCCAGCTGGGGTTGTGTATCGGGCATGATATCCTCTTTCAGAAATATTCCGATGCTCCGGTGACCGTTCTTGCGGTCAAAGACCGGGTTCTCGCCAACAATCCGTTGGGCGCGCTTTACGGGAGTTTCTGGCGAAAGAAACTCGGGATCACCCCCGACGGGAAATCGCAGAAATGACCCCGGTCTTTATTCACGGACTGGAAAGCAGCAGCCGGGGCACAAAAGGGACATGGTTCAAGGAAAGGTTTCCGGGCATGCTGATCTGCGATTTTATTGGATCGTTCGAAGAACGGATGGTGCAACTCAAATGCTTTCTGGCGGGCAGGGCCAATCTGGTGCTGGTCGGCTCAAGTTTCGGGGGGTTGATGGCGTCTGTTTATGCCATCGAATATGGATCGGAGGTGGCAAGAGTTGTTCTGCTGGCGCCAGCCCTTAATTTCCCTGAATTTGATCGCTTCCGGTCAGGATCAACTTCTGTTCCGACCCATCTTTATATCGGGGACAGGGATGCCATTTGTCCAGCCGATCTTGTTATTCCGGCAGCCCAAGAAGTTTTCACCGATCTCGTTGTGAATCGTGTTGATGACGATCACCTTCTCCATGCTACTTTTCGTCGGATCGATTGGAATTCCATGCTCAGATAGTATTTTGTTCATGCAGCTTCCTGCGGATTTCAGGTGCGACAATTTGCCACATTTGCAAGCTGGTAACACGGTGTTAGCTTGTATCACATTGTTCCATAGATTCTCCAGATCGTACCGGGTGCGGTTATTGGGGGTAAACGCAAAATGCGGCAGAAAATGTGAGGAAAAAATGAGCGAGACCGAGAAACAATTGAAACAGGAAGATGTTCTGGACAGCAAGGGTCAGATCAGACGGCGAATTCTGGCAGGAACCGGTGCGGTTGCAGCAGGGGCCGCCATCGCCCATTTCGGCGGAATGCTGAATCTGGCCGAAGCGAAGAGCGGCGAAGCCAAAAGCTGGCCCTGGCCCTATGAAAAACTTGATCCGGCCAAAACCGCCGAGATCGCCTACAACGAATGGTACCGGGTTTTCTGCGGGGCCGCGGTGATCAACAGCGTCTTTCAGCAGCTTGCCGAGAAAGTAGGTGAACCCTATAAATCATTCCCGAACGACGCCTTTGTTTTCCTTGAGGGCGGACAGGTCGGCTGGGGGACCATCTGCGGATCTCCTGCCGGTGCCAATATCGTGGCGAATCTGATCATCGGCCCGCGGATTGCCGGTTCACCTGCGGCCCATCACATCTCCGGTGATATCATGGACTGGTACTCGTCAACCCCTCTGCCTACCTTCAAGCCGGTAAAGGCCCGGTTGGACAAGGAGGTCCCGGTCACGACCAGTGAATCTCCGCTCTGCCATATCTCCGTCGGCAAGTGGATGAAAGCGACCGACAACGCCCTGGGAAGCCCGGAAAGAAAAGACCGCTGCGCCCGGGTTGCCGCCAGCACCGCCTACCGGCTGGTGGAATTTCTGAATGAATGGAAAGCCGGCGAGTATGATTCCAAGAGCGATTTCTCCTGCGCCAAGGAAAACGGGATCACCGGCCAGTTCAACTGCATGGAGTGCCACGGCGACAACGTCCCGGAAGCGCCCAAGATGAAAAAGTCGTAATAAATAAAAAGCAGCCCAAGTTTTTCAGGCCGGTATCCTTTTTTGGGTTACCGGCCTTTTTGTTTTCACCTGACAGCGACCATGTGTCCGCCTTGGTTTCCCAAGAATTCAAGGGTTACATGAAGCTATTCGAATCAGTATTTATTCTAACGATTATTTTCTTAAAGGGAATAGGCCTCTGACAAATTGATTGACATTTTCGGCTTATGTTCTTAATAGTGTCTACCTTGTTAGGCATGGTGGTTTTAGGGTGGAAAGACAGTCTCAAAATTTCCTTTATCGACCTGACTCAAGATCTCAAGCATGGAATTAGAAAATCGCAATATGGTTCAATGATCAATAATTATAGTTTTTTTCACATCGTAATGATGCGGACAGGAAAGTATTTTTCTCTCCTCGTTTATACCTGTTTTTGTGCTGTTGTTTTCGGCGGTTCTGCTCTGGCGGTTGAACTGGATTTTGATTCGTTGCTGCAAAAAGCAATAATCCACTCCCATGATCTAAAAGTTGCTGCGCTCGAAAAATCTATTAGCGATATAAAACTGAAAGAAACAAAAGCGCTCTACTTCCCCACAATTTATATGCGGTTCGGCAATGAATATCTGCACGATCTCGATAAGGAATCCCAACAAACAGCATATGTCGGGGATACGGTTATCACCGGCAGTGACTCAACCTATCAGCACTCATTATCCGTGAATTTGAACTATAACCTTTACGATTTTGGCGCCAGGGGAAAGAAAGTTGGGATTTCGGAAGATGACACTCGTATCTCAGAGTCAAACTTACAGAAATCCAGCAATGATCTCAAATTCAAGCTTCTAGATATTTATGCAAGAGGGTTGAAAAATTATGTGAATTTGCAGCACCAGAACAAAATTATCCAGTTTCTGCAGGAGAAGTATTACCTCAATAAGCGGTTGCAGGAAGCAGGCAGGGTCGGGCAACTTGAAGTCACTGACGCGGCTGTGGAGCTGGCCGAACTGTATAACACAATCACCGACACGCGAAGAGAGATTGAATCCGTACTGGTGAATATTGGGTTTTATGTCGGTGAAAAATATGGGGCGGAAAATACCACCTTTGCGGATTTAAAATATATGGCAGTAACTATAACCCCGTCAGTAGACAGTTTTCCGGATCTTGTAGTGTATGACCTGGAGATTGACA
The sequence above is drawn from the Pseudomonadota bacterium genome and encodes:
- a CDS encoding ankyrin, yielding MKNERNRICPTCQGKKYLEGNCECNMEWRGNQKGDDWEDCRCTPKLECSACSGTGYLKTGPTR
- a CDS encoding DUF1847 domain-containing protein translates to MDCAQCRQKPRNRCNSQGFDCTGGKLDLSGYEGEENRDFQNVSDLLRKIHGNSLCRLEEIAMFAKEAGYEKLGLAFCVSLREEAALVAAYLKKSFKVESAICKIAGIDKDQYGMIRMKEEGLEVACNPIGQAGIMNRAGTDLNIQLGLCIGHDILFQKYSDAPVTVLAVKDRVLANNPLGALYGSFWRKKLGITPDGKSQK
- a CDS encoding alpha/beta hydrolase, coding for MTPVFIHGLESSSRGTKGTWFKERFPGMLICDFIGSFEERMVQLKCFLAGRANLVLVGSSFGGLMASVYAIEYGSEVARVVLLAPALNFPEFDRFRSGSTSVPTHLYIGDRDAICPADLVIPAAQEVFTDLVVNRVDDDHLLHATFRRIDWNSMLR
- a CDS encoding C-GCAxxG-C-C family protein, giving the protein MSETEKQLKQEDVLDSKGQIRRRILAGTGAVAAGAAIAHFGGMLNLAEAKSGEAKSWPWPYEKLDPAKTAEIAYNEWYRVFCGAAVINSVFQQLAEKVGEPYKSFPNDAFVFLEGGQVGWGTICGSPAGANIVANLIIGPRIAGSPAAHHISGDIMDWYSSTPLPTFKPVKARLDKEVPVTTSESPLCHISVGKWMKATDNALGSPERKDRCARVAASTAYRLVEFLNEWKAGEYDSKSDFSCAKENGITGQFNCMECHGDNVPEAPKMKKS
- a CDS encoding TolC family protein; translation: MLGMVVLGWKDSLKISFIDLTQDLKHGIRKSQYGSMINNYSFFHIVMMRTGKYFSLLVYTCFCAVVFGGSALAVELDFDSLLQKAIIHSHDLKVAALEKSISDIKLKETKALYFPTIYMRFGNEYLHDLDKESQQTAYVGDTVITGSDSTYQHSLSVNLNYNLYDFGARGKKVGISEDDTRISESNLQKSSNDLKFKLLDIYARGLKNYVNLQHQNKIIQFLQEKYYLNKRLQEAGRVGQLEVTDAAVELAELYNTITDTRREIESVLVNIGFYVGEKYGAENTTFADLKYMAVTITPSVDSFPDLVVYDLEIDKKAKELSAATREMLPSFNLYSSYRLYGRDENEFTESFNDMSRTNASVGVTVNFKIFEGFSSVNKRGRLKTELERLQVLRDRKKAELVARIDSIVNELSILESSKDEWQSYLEKAEERIEMSKRLANEKAIERVSYLDRHIELLESKTKIELNKIDMAAKSLELQFYNDISN